One genomic window of Bactrocera dorsalis isolate Fly_Bdor chromosome 4, ASM2337382v1, whole genome shotgun sequence includes the following:
- the LOC105228860 gene encoding nuclear transcription factor Y subunit gamma, giving the protein MSHSYSNAPSSSGGSVSVPATTSGGRHGSSNNQINTTHIISSATYSISGDVVVTSSSAPNNPKEKQSTKAQRTAVVRKPPPTIDNFWQNIMADVRAIHQVDAKHQALPLARIKKIMKLDENARMIAAEAPLLFAKACEYFIQELTMRAWIHTEESKRRTLQRSDIAQAIANYDQFDFLIDIVPREDIKPSTSSGQKKDTQQQSTNVNTVNNTTATAGANAVMTAGTVTLPVKMETAEGEVLTFGALNADTLTAATAQPQQTQQAHTTMHAPQQLQIIQQPSATQPQQMQYFIATPEALNAAHGQNAAPQPQLQIIQQPAQPQYFITTHQPQQLILTAGPNGQFTATPAPANPAQHQQATILQNLAQHQQHQQQPQIQLLQQVVTPTGELTNVPIAINANQLNLLRLQMQPQATQQLLQLNTANAPVTTAHNVTAAQVQAQQHHVQQQPQQQQLHNANAGAANIFINATPHIAAAQQQQQQQQQHQVNVAGATIVATDRTLGGNYRPNC; this is encoded by the exons ATGTCGCACTCCTACTCCAACGCGCCGAGTAGTAGTGGCGGCTCTGTGTCAGTACCTGCCACTACCAGTGGTGGTCGGCATGGTAGTAGCAACAATCAAATAAATACCACCCATATCATATCATCTGCAACATATAGCATATCGGGTGATGTGGTAGTAACCAGCAGTAGTGCCCCCAACAATCCCAAAGAAAAGCAATCAACGAAGGCACAGCGCACGGCTGTTGTACGCAAACCCCCACCCACCATTGACAACTTCTGGCAGAATATTATGGCAGATGTGCGAGCGATACATCAAGTAGATGCCAAACATCAAGCATTACCATTGGcacgaattaaaaaaattatgaaattagaTGAAAATGCTAGGATGATAGCGGCCGAGGCGCCACTCCTTTTTGCCAAAGCATGTGAGTACTTCATACAAGAGCTTACAATGCGTGCCTGGATACACACAGAAGAGAGCAAACGACGCACACTTCAACGATCAGATATTGCACAGGCTATAGCTAATTACGATCAATTTGATTTTCTGATTGATATTGTGCCGCGTGAAGATATAAAACCCAGTACCAGTAGTGGCCAGAAAAAGGACACGCAGCAACAGAGTACTAACGTGAATACTGTAAATAATACAACAGCTACAGCTGGAGCAAATGCTGTCATGACTGCAGGCACCGTGACTTTACCCGTTAAGATGGAAACAGCTGAAGGTGAAGTGTTGACTTTTGGCGCGCTCAATGCCGATACCTTAACCGCAGCGACTGCCCAACCACAACAGACACAGCAAGCGCATACCACTATGCATGCGCCCCAACAGTTACAAATAATACAGCAACCATCCGCGACACAACCACAACAGATGCAATACTTTATTGCCACACCGGAGGCTCTAAATGCAGCACACGGACAAAATGCGGCGCCACAGCCACAACTGCAGATCATACAGCAGCCGGCGCAACCGCAGTATTTTATAACTACTCAT CAACCACAACAGCTTATATTGACAGCAGGTCCAAATGGACAATTCACTGCCACACCTGCACCGGCCAATCCTGCGCAGCACCAGCAGGCGACAATTTTACAGAATTTGGCGCAACAtcaacagcaccaacaacaaccacaaatacAGTTGCTGCAGCAGGTGGTAACACCAACAGGCGAATTGACCAATGTGCCC ATCGCTATCAACGCAAATCAATTGAATTTATTGCGTCTACAAATGCAACCGCAAGCAACACAGCAGCTACTGCAGCTAAATACCGCCAATGCCCCAGTCACTACCGCGCACAATGTAACCGCTGCTCAAGTGCAAGCTCAACAGCACCACGTTCAACAacagccgcagcagcagcaacttCATAATGCAAATGCTGGTGctgcaaacatatttataaacgcAACACCACACATTGCtgcggcacaacaacaacaacagcagcagcaacaacaccaagtTAATGTTGCCGGCGCCACAATTGTGGCTACAGATCGTACTTTAGGCGGCAACTATCGTCCGAATTGCTAG
- the LOC105228859 gene encoding probable dolichyl pyrophosphate Glc1Man9GlcNAc2 alpha-1,3-glucosyltransferase isoform X1, with protein sequence MECHFWKIFALSSAVKILLIPSPHSTDFEVHRNWLAITHSLPISKWYYENTSNWTLDYPPFFAYFEWLLSYAASFVDPQMVVVTNLNYASTATIYFQRCSVIIMDLVFALGVRRSLRALKITQSSPQSFAAAMLLLFNVGLLFVDHMHFQYNGFLFGILLLSISFLLEERYLLSAFTFATLLMFKHIFLYMAPAFAVYLLKFYCLDSKCARNAIICIVKLAVVGLTPIVAAFGPFYNQIDQVFSRLFPFKRGLTHAYWAPNFWALYNTADKVAAKLLRIPSTTGPSTTSGLVQEFEPQFLPNITPRTTFVLTLLFMLPILIKLFAYTSKSESKATFLRAVVICSCSSFMFGWHVHEKALLMCLLPLCLLFVLHSTDATYAYWLSIFGYFSLFPLLHQSCVLLLRYALYLAYVAFMYGQLANLYPNERQTKLHALEKLYTVGCVLIPLYEHFISPLLHLDEKLPFLPLLLTSLYCGLAVTYFFIRYYLHALAISPSASFTSKTNFKPNTTTTKTVKAKDNSKSKLFKSKLKAQ encoded by the exons ATGGAGTGCCATTTCTGGAAGATTTTCGCTCTATCTAGCGCAGTTAAAATATTGCTAATTCCTTCGCC TCACTCCACAGATTTCGAAGTACACCGGAATTGGTTGGCTATAACACATTCATTACCCATAAGTAAATGGTATTATGAAAACACTAGCAATTGGACGCTTGACTATCCACCCTTCTTTGCCTATTTTGAATGGCTGCTATCTTATGCCGCATCCTTCGTGGATCCGCAAATGGTAGTCGTAACAAACCTCAACTATGCTTCTACGGCTACAATTTATTTCCAACGTTGCTCGGTGATAATTATGGATCTAGTGTTCGCTCTTGGTGTACGACGATCTCTACGTGCATTAAAAATAACGCAATCATCGCCGCAATCATTTGCTGCTGCGATGTTACTTTTGTTTAACGTTGGATTGTTATTTGTGGATCATATGCATTTCCAATATAATGGTTTCTTATTTGGTATACTCTTGCTGAGTATAAGTTTTCTGCTGGAGGAACGTTATTTGCTCTCAGCCTTCACATTTGCCACATTACTTATGTTTAAGCATATTTTTCTCTACATGGCACCAGCTTTTGCAGTTTATCTGCTCAAGTTTTATTGCCTGGATTCTAAGTGTGCTAGGAATGcaataatatgtatagttaaatTGGCAGTAGTGGGTTTAACACCTATTGTAGCCGCTTTCGGACCATTCTATAATCAGATAGATCAG GTTTTTAGTCGCCTATTTCCATTCAAACGCGGCTTAACACACGCTTATTGGGCGCCAAATTTCTGGGCCCTATATAATACTGCCGACAAAGTTGCAGCCAAATTGTTACGCATTCCAAGTACAACAGGACCTTCAACTACTTCTGGGCTTGTGCAAGAGTTTGAACCACAATTCCTGCCTAACATAACGCCGCGCACCACATTTGTACTGACGTTGCTCTTTATGTTACCAATATTGATAAAACTCTTTGCCTATACGTCAAAAAG CGAATCAAAAGCTACATTTCTGCGTGCCGTTGTTATCTGCTCTTGCTCTTCTTTCATGTTTGGCTGGCACGTGCATGAGAAGGCCCTATTAATGTGCCTTTTACCACTGTG CTTGCTGTTCGTACTCCACTCAACGGATGCCACATACGCATACTGGTTAAGCATTTTTGGCTATTTCTCGCTATTTCCATTACTTCACCAATCGTGCGTGTTGCTGCTGCGTTACGCTCTCTATTTAGCCTATGTGGCTTTCATGTACGGACAATTGGCCAACCTGTATCCGAACGAGCGCCAAACGAAACTGCATGCGTTAGAAAAACTTTACACAGTTGGTTGTGTATTGATTCCCCTATATGAACACTTCATAAGTCCATTATTACATTTAGACGAAAAACTGCCATTTTTACCTCTACTACTGACATCACTTTACTGTGGTCTAGCTGTTACATACTTTTTCATTCGTTATTATTTACATGCACTCGCTATAAGTCCCAGTGCATCTTTTACatctaaaactaattttaagcccaacacaacaactacaaaaaccgTTAAAGCTAAGGATAACTCAAAATCAAAGTTGTTCAAGTCAAAGCTGAAGGCGCAATAA
- the LOC105228859 gene encoding probable dolichyl pyrophosphate Glc1Man9GlcNAc2 alpha-1,3-glucosyltransferase isoform X2: protein MVVVTNLNYASTATIYFQRCSVIIMDLVFALGVRRSLRALKITQSSPQSFAAAMLLLFNVGLLFVDHMHFQYNGFLFGILLLSISFLLEERYLLSAFTFATLLMFKHIFLYMAPAFAVYLLKFYCLDSKCARNAIICIVKLAVVGLTPIVAAFGPFYNQIDQVFSRLFPFKRGLTHAYWAPNFWALYNTADKVAAKLLRIPSTTGPSTTSGLVQEFEPQFLPNITPRTTFVLTLLFMLPILIKLFAYTSKSESKATFLRAVVICSCSSFMFGWHVHEKALLMCLLPLCLLFVLHSTDATYAYWLSIFGYFSLFPLLHQSCVLLLRYALYLAYVAFMYGQLANLYPNERQTKLHALEKLYTVGCVLIPLYEHFISPLLHLDEKLPFLPLLLTSLYCGLAVTYFFIRYYLHALAISPSASFTSKTNFKPNTTTTKTVKAKDNSKSKLFKSKLKAQ, encoded by the exons ATGGTAGTCGTAACAAACCTCAACTATGCTTCTACGGCTACAATTTATTTCCAACGTTGCTCGGTGATAATTATGGATCTAGTGTTCGCTCTTGGTGTACGACGATCTCTACGTGCATTAAAAATAACGCAATCATCGCCGCAATCATTTGCTGCTGCGATGTTACTTTTGTTTAACGTTGGATTGTTATTTGTGGATCATATGCATTTCCAATATAATGGTTTCTTATTTGGTATACTCTTGCTGAGTATAAGTTTTCTGCTGGAGGAACGTTATTTGCTCTCAGCCTTCACATTTGCCACATTACTTATGTTTAAGCATATTTTTCTCTACATGGCACCAGCTTTTGCAGTTTATCTGCTCAAGTTTTATTGCCTGGATTCTAAGTGTGCTAGGAATGcaataatatgtatagttaaatTGGCAGTAGTGGGTTTAACACCTATTGTAGCCGCTTTCGGACCATTCTATAATCAGATAGATCAG GTTTTTAGTCGCCTATTTCCATTCAAACGCGGCTTAACACACGCTTATTGGGCGCCAAATTTCTGGGCCCTATATAATACTGCCGACAAAGTTGCAGCCAAATTGTTACGCATTCCAAGTACAACAGGACCTTCAACTACTTCTGGGCTTGTGCAAGAGTTTGAACCACAATTCCTGCCTAACATAACGCCGCGCACCACATTTGTACTGACGTTGCTCTTTATGTTACCAATATTGATAAAACTCTTTGCCTATACGTCAAAAAG CGAATCAAAAGCTACATTTCTGCGTGCCGTTGTTATCTGCTCTTGCTCTTCTTTCATGTTTGGCTGGCACGTGCATGAGAAGGCCCTATTAATGTGCCTTTTACCACTGTG CTTGCTGTTCGTACTCCACTCAACGGATGCCACATACGCATACTGGTTAAGCATTTTTGGCTATTTCTCGCTATTTCCATTACTTCACCAATCGTGCGTGTTGCTGCTGCGTTACGCTCTCTATTTAGCCTATGTGGCTTTCATGTACGGACAATTGGCCAACCTGTATCCGAACGAGCGCCAAACGAAACTGCATGCGTTAGAAAAACTTTACACAGTTGGTTGTGTATTGATTCCCCTATATGAACACTTCATAAGTCCATTATTACATTTAGACGAAAAACTGCCATTTTTACCTCTACTACTGACATCACTTTACTGTGGTCTAGCTGTTACATACTTTTTCATTCGTTATTATTTACATGCACTCGCTATAAGTCCCAGTGCATCTTTTACatctaaaactaattttaagcccaacacaacaactacaaaaaccgTTAAAGCTAAGGATAACTCAAAATCAAAGTTGTTCAAGTCAAAGCTGAAGGCGCAATAA